A section of the Macadamia integrifolia cultivar HAES 741 chromosome 9, SCU_Mint_v3, whole genome shotgun sequence genome encodes:
- the LOC122087979 gene encoding trihelix transcription factor GTL1-like, translated as MFNGIPDHFYQFIDSRTSLPLSLPLHVSPSPCFSPLDPPPSHPQQQQQHHELIFQSHLPLLQPHHHQLHRQSPTVEDEEEEEEEEEQVEEERELHGLNLKPTSQLADPWTEEEILALWRVRSSIQSGFTDFVWENVSRKLAELGFKRSAEKCKEKYDELSKYCNNNDNTSYSKNYRYFNELEALYEGANNPKTSVEKMVMSDKEGAKMKIDSEENSGNETLVNPTVEKECVIRNSRMKKRKRHKKFKLLKRFCEEIVNKIMVQQEELQNKLLQDMERKEEERMAREEVRRRQEMARMDREIELRAREQAIVCNRETTIIEFLKNFGSCPSQFQGLFLRKDLPLQYPDQVPTSSTRVLAPQNPTSLPTQINPPDIPSSSSTPDLTPQNPESLTTQENPPPQNPNYTSSDKEDHGKRWPRNEVYSLINLRCNLHSSGEDKEGSNSKIPLWERISKGMLELGYKRSAKRCKEKWENINKYFRKTRDANKKRSPDSKTCPYFHQLSSLYNQGKLALPSEGPENHPGSPENRSESPVTHFRLPKNGLDETIAHIDEGK; from the exons ATGTTTAATGGAATTCCAGACCATTTCTACCAGTTCATAGATTCAAGaacatctctccctctctctcttccccttcatGTCTCCCCTTCACCTTGCTTCTCACCTCTCGATCCCCCTCCTTCCCAtcctcaacaacaacaacaacatcatgAACTCATCTTTCAatctcatcttcctcttctccaacCCCACCACCACCAATTGCACCGGCAATCACCCACagtcgaagatgaagaagaagaagaagaagaagaagagcaagtggaggaagagagggagcTCCATGGCTTGAACTTGAAACCCACTTCCCAACTAGCAGATCCTTGGACTGAAGAAGAGATACTTGCACTGTGGAGGGTCAGATCTAGCATCCAATCCGGCTTCACCGACTTCGTATGGGAAAATGTTTCAAG GAAGCTTGCAGAGCTTGGGTTCAAAAGGAGTGCAGAGAAATGCAAAGAGAAGTATGATGAGCTCAGCAAATACTGCAACAACAACGACAACACTAGCTATAGTAAGAATTACAGGTACTTTAATGAGCTTGAAGCTCTATATGAAGGGGCAAATAACCCCAAGACATCAGTTGAAAAGATGGTAATGAGTGATAAAGAAGGTGCAAAGATGAAAATCGATTCTGAAGAGAACTCAGGAAATGAAACCTTAGTAAACCCTACTGTCGAAAAGGAATGTGTGATCAGAAACTcaagaatgaagaagaggaaaagacaCAAGAAATTTAAATTGCTCAAGAGATTCTGTGAGGAAATTGTGAACAAGATCATGGTCCAGCAAGAGGAACTGCAAAACAAGCTTCTTCAAGACatggagaggaaagaagaagagaggatggCTAGAGAAGAAGTGAGGAGAAGACAAGAGATGGCTAGGATGGATAGGGAGATTGAGCTTAGAGCCCGTGAACAAGCTATTGTATGCAATAGAGAGACCACTATAATTGAATTCCTGAAGAACTTTGGTTCATGTCCATCTCAATTCCAAGGCCTCTTTTTGAGAAAAGATCTTCCATTACAATACCCTGATCAAGTTCCCACTTCATCTACAAGGGTCTTAGCTCCTCAAAACCCTACTTCTTTGCCAACCCAGATCAATCCTCCAGACATTCCCAGTTCTTCATCAACTCCTGATCTAACCCCACAAAACCCAGAATCCCTTACCACCCAAGAAAACCCAcctccccaaaaccctaattacaCATCCAGTGATAAAGAAGACCATGGCAAAAGATGGCCAAGAAATGAGGTGTACTCTTTGATAAACCTCAGGTGCAATCTCCACAGCAGTGGTGAAGACAAAGAAGGATCAAACTCAAAGATTCCACTATGGGAGAGAATCTCAAAAGGGATGCTGGAGTTGGGTTACAAGAGGAGTGCTAAAAGGTGCAAAGAGAAATGGGAGAACATAAACAAGTACTTCAGGAAAACCAGAGATGCAAACAAGAAAAGGTCTCCTGACTCCAAAACTTGTCCTTATTTCCATCAACTTAGCAGTTTGTACAATCAAGGTAAACTTGCCCTACCTTCTGAAGGACCTGAAAACCATCCGGGTTCACCTGAAAATCGCTCGGAATCGCCAGTGACTCATTTCAGATTACCTAAGAATGGTTTAGACGAAACCATTGCTCATATTGATGAAGGTAAGTAG